A portion of the Calothrix sp. 336/3 genome contains these proteins:
- a CDS encoding TspO/MBR family protein produces MIKSWMVIGGVAILIAMGGSWLSPSDRQWFNRLKRPQWLTFEGAIPLIWTFIFICLAWSAYIIWEGNPGTTTTWLIMGVYLLLEIATISYTSLMCKLRSLQVGTIIGGTGFFVALFLAIAVYRFSSWATILLLPYLLWSPIGTYTTWTMMFLNPDDV; encoded by the coding sequence ATGATTAAATCTTGGATGGTAATTGGTGGTGTGGCGATTTTAATAGCGATGGGTGGTAGTTGGTTAAGTCCGAGCGATCGCCAGTGGTTTAATCGACTCAAACGTCCTCAATGGTTGACTTTTGAAGGAGCAATTCCCCTCATCTGGACATTTATTTTTATTTGTCTAGCTTGGTCTGCCTATATTATCTGGGAAGGAAACCCTGGAACCACTACCACTTGGTTGATTATGGGAGTTTACTTATTATTGGAAATCGCTACAATATCTTATACATCTTTGATGTGCAAATTACGTAGTTTACAGGTGGGGACAATTATTGGTGGAACGGGTTTTTTTGTTGCTTTATTCCTGGCGATCGCGGTCTATCGCTTCTCCTCTTGGGCAACAATTTTACTCCTACCCTACTTACTTTGGAGTCCCATCGGTACGTATACCACATGGACAATGATGTTTTTAAACCCCGATGATGTCTGA
- a CDS encoding S9 family peptidase, protein MKRKLSFAMILFFVLPSTFVSFLSPSFANLPPLIKREILFGNPEKANPQMSPDGKYLTYIAPDKNNILQVWMRTIGQKDDRILTADKKRGIRSYFWSYNAEQIIYSQDTDGDENYHLYAVNVKSQKVRDLTPYKGVRAEIVAIDRKFPHEILVGLNKEDAKKHDTYKINLKTGKVTLEEKNPGNVEQVVADANFKIRAAIASTNNGGSTLAVRESVNKPWKTIRKWGPEDEGSVEDFSADGKTLYIRSSENANATRLVAVDIATGKEKVIAQDSLYDVGGVMIHPVKRQIQAVSFYRDKLQWQVLDKSIVADFDSLKKIRKGEVRILDRDLADKTWLVAYITDDGPVYYYTYDRTRKISKLLFTNKPKLEGLKLAAMQPISYKSRDGLTIYGYLSTPPGVPAKNLPTVLLVHGGPWARDTWGYDPEVQWLTNRGYAVLQVNFRGSTGYGKKFLNAGNREWAGKMHNDLIDGVNWVVGKGIANRKKVAIMGGSYGGYATLVGLTFTPDVFAAGVDIVGPSNLLTLLKSLPPYWESGRALFYHRVGNLEKEADFLKSRSPLFFVDKIKAPLLIAQGANDPRVKQAESEQIVAAMRKAKKPVEYILYTDEGHGFARPANRLHFYAQAEAFLGKYIGGRVEPMGTITGHSGVVK, encoded by the coding sequence ATGAAAAGAAAATTAAGTTTTGCCATGATTTTATTCTTTGTGCTACCTAGCACATTTGTCTCTTTTCTATCTCCTAGTTTTGCCAATTTACCACCCTTAATCAAGCGAGAAATTCTTTTTGGTAATCCAGAAAAAGCCAATCCTCAAATGTCCCCAGATGGTAAATATTTGACCTATATTGCACCAGACAAAAATAATATTCTACAAGTCTGGATGCGAACTATCGGACAGAAGGATGATAGGATTCTCACTGCCGATAAAAAACGAGGCATTCGTAGCTATTTCTGGAGTTATAATGCGGAGCAAATTATCTATTCTCAAGATACAGATGGAGATGAAAACTACCATTTGTATGCAGTAAATGTCAAATCTCAGAAAGTTAGAGACTTAACTCCATATAAGGGTGTCAGAGCAGAAATTGTTGCCATTGACCGCAAGTTTCCCCATGAAATTTTAGTCGGTTTAAATAAGGAAGATGCCAAAAAGCATGATACCTACAAAATTAATCTTAAGACGGGGAAAGTTACCCTAGAGGAGAAAAATCCTGGAAATGTTGAGCAAGTAGTTGCCGATGCTAATTTTAAAATTAGGGCTGCCATTGCTTCTACTAATAATGGTGGTTCCACTTTAGCTGTGCGAGAATCTGTGAATAAACCCTGGAAAACTATCCGTAAATGGGGACCAGAAGATGAGGGGAGTGTTGAGGATTTTTCGGCTGATGGTAAGACTTTATATATTAGAAGTAGCGAAAATGCTAATGCTACAAGATTAGTTGCTGTTGATATTGCTACTGGTAAAGAAAAAGTCATTGCCCAAGATTCCCTATATGATGTGGGTGGAGTCATGATTCATCCTGTAAAACGACAAATTCAAGCAGTGAGTTTTTACAGAGATAAATTACAGTGGCAAGTTTTAGATAAAAGTATTGTTGCTGATTTTGATAGTCTCAAAAAAATCAGAAAGGGTGAAGTCCGAATTTTAGATCGTGATTTGGCTGATAAAACTTGGTTAGTTGCTTATATTACAGATGATGGTCCAGTTTACTATTACACCTATGACCGGACAAGAAAAATTAGTAAACTTTTATTTACAAATAAACCCAAACTGGAAGGATTAAAGTTAGCAGCAATGCAACCTATCTCCTATAAATCCCGTGATGGTTTGACGATTTACGGGTATCTCAGTACACCTCCAGGAGTTCCGGCAAAAAATTTACCAACGGTATTGTTAGTGCATGGTGGTCCTTGGGCAAGGGATACTTGGGGATATGACCCAGAGGTACAATGGCTGACAAACCGAGGTTATGCTGTTTTACAGGTGAATTTTCGGGGTTCTACAGGTTACGGGAAAAAATTTCTGAATGCAGGGAATCGGGAATGGGCTGGGAAGATGCATAATGACCTGATTGATGGTGTCAATTGGGTTGTAGGTAAAGGGATTGCCAATCGTAAAAAAGTGGCAATTATGGGAGGTTCCTATGGTGGTTATGCAACTTTAGTGGGATTAACCTTTACTCCAGATGTGTTTGCTGCGGGTGTAGATATTGTTGGACCAAGTAATTTATTAACTTTACTCAAAAGTCTGCCCCCCTATTGGGAGTCAGGAAGAGCTTTGTTTTATCATCGGGTAGGTAATTTGGAAAAGGAAGCAGATTTTCTCAAGTCTCGCTCTCCTCTATTTTTTGTCGATAAAATAAAAGCACCCTTACTGATTGCCCAGGGTGCCAATGATCCACGGGTAAAACAAGCGGAAAGTGAGCAAATTGTTGCAGCCATGCGCAAAGCCAAGAAACCTGTAGAATATATACTTTATACAGATGAGGGGCATGGTTTTGCTCGTCCAGCGAATCGTTTACATTTTTATGCCCAAGCAGAAGCATTTCTCGGTAAATATATCGGTGGGAGAGTTGAACCGATGGGAACAATTACAGGGCATTCCGGTGTGGTGAAATGA
- a CDS encoding alkaline phosphatase family protein → MTPISAIAETALLHRQTLPGIFGKEAVRPSYDGLGLANIAALVPQLLIPEAVTANPQATLPAFNPSLLGIDLVTSAWQNWLNQSPINHVVMVLIDGLGYDQLQTLIVTEDAPGFVNAVAHPQAFFMPITSVYPSTTVTALTSAATAHPPAKHGIVGTNLYFSEIGSVVNLIHFCPSVAPTRSPLLDTQLNPDTLVPVANIYRTLESAGVDVKIINFHQFKQTSISRYTCSGSAAGKEGFSGYLTPADGFAQVRNSLLANSDRGKTFTYIYLYHIDSIAHRHGPLSPSYRAEVAAIAFALERELLKPLSGKNDTVMLLSADHGQRYCYPEKTMWLNDHPELMRMLFVPSAGETRCKFLYLKHGKEQAALNYIEKHLQDNFLAITKSEAVELGLFGLPGESLTEASGDRMGDILLIPNHDWICRHHLPSEEPSPYVVGIHGGLSRAEMLIPFLAYRF, encoded by the coding sequence ATGACTCCAATCTCTGCCATTGCAGAAACCGCCCTGCTTCATAGACAAACCCTACCTGGTATCTTTGGTAAAGAAGCGGTGAGACCAAGTTACGATGGTTTAGGGTTAGCAAATATTGCCGCATTGGTACCACAGCTACTGATTCCAGAAGCAGTTACAGCAAATCCTCAGGCAACTTTACCTGCTTTCAATCCCAGCTTACTCGGCATCGATTTAGTCACATCAGCTTGGCAAAATTGGTTAAATCAATCACCTATTAATCATGTGGTGATGGTATTAATTGATGGGTTAGGTTATGACCAATTACAGACATTAATTGTTACTGAAGATGCACCGGGTTTCGTGAATGCGGTAGCCCATCCCCAGGCTTTTTTTATGCCAATCACTTCCGTGTATCCGAGTACAACGGTTACTGCTTTAACCTCCGCAGCAACGGCGCATCCTCCAGCTAAACATGGCATTGTTGGTACAAATCTGTACTTTTCAGAAATTGGTAGTGTTGTAAATTTAATTCACTTTTGCCCTAGTGTTGCTCCTACTAGGTCACCATTATTAGATACACAATTAAATCCTGATACTTTAGTGCCTGTTGCCAATATATATCGTACCTTGGAGTCGGCAGGAGTTGATGTCAAAATTATCAATTTTCACCAATTCAAACAAACGAGTATCAGTCGTTATACTTGTAGCGGGAGTGCAGCAGGGAAAGAGGGTTTTAGTGGCTATTTAACCCCAGCAGATGGTTTTGCTCAGGTACGTAATTCTCTACTGGCTAATAGCGATCGCGGTAAAACTTTTACCTACATTTATCTATACCACATAGATAGTATTGCCCACCGTCATGGTCCTCTGAGTCCTAGTTATCGGGCAGAAGTGGCGGCGATCGCCTTTGCTTTGGAACGGGAATTATTAAAACCTTTGTCAGGTAAAAATGATACTGTAATGTTACTCAGTGCTGACCATGGACAACGTTACTGCTACCCAGAAAAAACCATGTGGCTAAACGACCACCCGGAGTTAATGCGGATGTTGTTTGTGCCAAGTGCAGGGGAAACTAGGTGTAAATTTTTATACCTTAAGCACGGAAAAGAACAAGCTGCTTTAAATTATATTGAGAAGCATTTACAGGATAATTTCCTTGCCATTACCAAATCAGAAGCAGTGGAGCTGGGTTTATTTGGTTTACCAGGTGAATCCTTAACAGAAGCAAGTGGCGATCGCATGGGTGATATTTTACTTATCCCCAATCACGACTGGATTTGTCGTCATCACCTTCCCAGTGAAGAACCTTCCCCCTATGTTGTCGGAATCCATGGGGGGTTAAGTCGAGCAGAAATGTTGATACCCTTTTTAGCCTATCGATTTTGA
- a CDS encoding SRPBCC family protein — translation MSEQQYISEIADITLESDGEINSSDLQAVEVEVEKTGDRRRRITAYIEIPHPLDYVWKVITDYEALAEFIPNLAKSQLLPHPEGGIRLEQVGSQRLMKLNFSARVVLDLEENFPQAINFQMVEGDLKEFYGCWKLEGCLVGTKLCYSITVHPKLTMPVGMIEKRLAKDLQVNLLAIRQRVQQLATSPA, via the coding sequence GTGAGTGAGCAACAATATATATCGGAAATTGCAGATATTACCCTAGAATCCGATGGGGAAATCAATTCTAGTGATTTACAAGCTGTTGAAGTCGAAGTTGAAAAAACTGGCGATCGCCGACGTCGAATTACAGCTTATATTGAGATTCCCCACCCCCTAGACTATGTGTGGAAAGTTATTACAGACTACGAAGCCTTGGCTGAATTTATTCCCAACCTTGCCAAAAGTCAACTTTTACCCCACCCTGAAGGTGGTATTCGTCTAGAGCAAGTAGGTTCCCAACGTCTGATGAAATTAAATTTCTCTGCTAGAGTTGTCCTCGACTTGGAAGAAAATTTTCCCCAAGCAATCAACTTTCAAATGGTTGAGGGAGATTTAAAAGAGTTCTACGGATGCTGGAAACTAGAAGGTTGTTTGGTAGGAACAAAACTCTGTTATTCAATTACTGTACACCCCAAATTAACTATGCCAGTGGGAATGATTGAGAAACGTTTGGCAAAGGATTTACAGGTGAATCTCCTGGCAATTCGTCAACGGGTACAACAATTAGCTACATCACCAGCTTAG
- a CDS encoding GAF domain-containing sensor histidine kinase — MRERVSPSPQSPDDVERRKQHSHGKLMQHQEAALQLAQKINQIIADGVTPAIILKEIAKVLGTAFQVDGCCLVTVPDELSTDDGGIRPVQLKALSNEDISAYWCTQEYMDLPHPNDGFAGEQLDAPVLEFATEPTIEDISTTRNSWVMGYQYLPLPIKSVLAIRTRFAGKKNGVVSLIQSHPYDWSEAEKQLLKSVESACAIAFSRVMEAQLINSQQQELRSCAQHQSLIRQLTILSRSNLELNQMLQLAIASTAEALQADRGLLLLLKYTDPLFRNRPRQEIPKAKATVMAEWSRDSFGVSKPEAEKSFMVAECGLCQRAFKDSAKPVIINNYLEYKESFTTAPILALEELPAILFIPLENQGRVLGFLALQQAKSRHWQASELNIVEMVCAQMTNAIIQSQTLRQVQSLVDERTAQLQRSLEVQSKLYEIKQQHVKQLQELNELKDEFVSNMSDRLRYPLTNMRVALRNLRHPNITPDKQVRYLDILEQECTKEINLINDLLTLQKLESHQEKPQFETIDLNTKIQELQANFETKLADKGLKISLDLPEKSLSIQTEIESFDRILQELLTNTSKFSEADTVVQLQAEHQVQEQVDKIVIQVTNIGRGISEEEATYIFDRFRRGRGRWTPGTGLGLALVKSMVQHLNGAIAVESTPIPDTELSKVCFTLTLPQYSDDNQP; from the coding sequence ATGAGAGAGCGTGTATCACCCTCGCCACAAAGCCCAGATGACGTAGAACGAAGAAAACAACATTCACATGGAAAGCTGATGCAGCACCAGGAAGCAGCCTTGCAATTGGCACAAAAAATTAACCAGATTATTGCCGATGGTGTAACTCCAGCGATAATCCTCAAAGAGATTGCCAAAGTTTTGGGTACAGCTTTCCAAGTTGATGGATGTTGTTTGGTGACAGTTCCAGATGAATTGTCTACGGATGACGGAGGAATTAGACCTGTACAGCTAAAAGCATTGTCAAATGAAGATATCAGTGCTTACTGGTGTACGCAAGAGTATATGGATTTGCCCCATCCCAATGATGGATTTGCTGGGGAGCAGTTGGATGCACCGGTTTTAGAATTTGCTACAGAACCAACTATTGAGGACATTTCTACCACCCGTAATAGTTGGGTTATGGGTTATCAATATTTACCCTTACCAATCAAATCAGTCTTAGCGATACGCACTCGCTTTGCGGGTAAAAAGAATGGGGTAGTCAGTTTAATTCAATCCCATCCCTATGATTGGAGCGAAGCGGAAAAGCAGTTATTGAAATCTGTAGAGTCTGCTTGTGCGATCGCCTTCTCGCGAGTGATGGAAGCGCAGTTAATTAATTCCCAACAACAAGAATTACGCAGTTGTGCCCAACACCAGAGTTTAATTAGACAGTTAACTATTCTCAGTCGCAGTAATTTAGAGCTAAATCAGATGTTGCAGTTGGCGATCGCCTCTACAGCAGAAGCTCTCCAAGCCGACCGAGGTTTACTATTACTTTTAAAATATACTGACCCTCTATTTCGTAATCGTCCCCGTCAGGAAATTCCTAAAGCTAAGGCAACTGTCATGGCAGAATGGTCACGGGATAGCTTTGGTGTCAGTAAACCGGAAGCCGAAAAATCCTTTATGGTGGCTGAGTGCGGTTTATGCCAACGTGCTTTTAAGGACTCTGCCAAGCCAGTAATTATTAATAATTATCTAGAGTATAAAGAAAGTTTTACTACAGCCCCAATTTTAGCTTTAGAAGAGTTACCTGCCATCCTCTTTATTCCCTTAGAAAATCAAGGTCGAGTTTTAGGCTTTTTAGCTCTCCAGCAGGCGAAATCTCGTCATTGGCAAGCCTCCGAATTGAATATAGTCGAAATGGTCTGTGCCCAAATGACCAATGCAATTATTCAATCACAGACGCTGCGCCAGGTACAGAGTTTAGTGGATGAGAGAACAGCTCAACTGCAACGGAGCTTAGAAGTACAATCCAAGTTGTACGAAATTAAGCAACAGCACGTTAAGCAATTGCAAGAGTTGAATGAGCTCAAGGATGAGTTCGTCAGCAATATGAGCGATCGCCTGCGCTATCCTCTCACAAATATGCGGGTGGCTCTGCGAAACCTGCGTCATCCCAACATTACACCAGATAAGCAGGTTAGATATTTAGATATCCTGGAACAGGAATGTACTAAGGAAATCAATTTAATTAATGACTTGTTGACTTTACAGAAATTAGAAAGCCATCAAGAAAAACCCCAATTTGAAACCATAGATTTAAATACGAAAATTCAGGAACTCCAAGCTAACTTTGAGACTAAGCTTGCAGATAAAGGCTTGAAAATATCCCTGGATTTGCCAGAGAAATCCCTATCCATTCAAACTGAAATTGAAAGCTTTGACCGGATTTTACAGGAATTACTCACAAATACTAGTAAGTTTTCCGAAGCTGATACCGTTGTTCAGTTACAAGCTGAACATCAAGTCCAGGAGCAAGTTGATAAAATCGTGATTCAGGTGACGAATATCGGTCGTGGTATATCTGAAGAAGAAGCGACCTATATTTTTGACAGGTTCCGACGTGGTAGAGGACGATGGACTCCTGGTACTGGCTTAGGCTTGGCTCTAGTGAAGTCTATGGTACAGCATTTAAACGGGGCGATCGCTGTTGAAAGTACTCCCATCCCGGATACTGAACTGAGTAAAGTCTGCTTTACTCTCACCCTTCCACAATATTCTGACGATAACCAACCATAG
- a CDS encoding alr0857 family protein, giving the protein MLKLTYTENSFYIECLNQSLEEWVSQRVILALRVSQSLFVQPSTASFLLPADLPGLEQMKASFCCDDREIVSLYTSDAEYVEVTLYGSWLCNSSEDANGVFVAKLSDRTEFFLHKLWQEAQACISAEC; this is encoded by the coding sequence ATGCTGAAATTAACATATACCGAAAACAGCTTTTACATAGAGTGTCTGAATCAATCCCTAGAAGAGTGGGTATCACAAAGAGTGATTTTGGCATTACGTGTCAGTCAGTCTCTATTTGTTCAACCTAGCACAGCTTCCTTTTTGCTTCCTGCTGATTTACCAGGACTTGAGCAGATGAAAGCGTCTTTCTGTTGTGATGACCGAGAAATCGTATCTTTATATACTTCTGATGCGGAGTATGTAGAAGTAACTCTTTACGGTTCTTGGTTATGCAATAGTTCTGAGGATGCTAATGGTGTATTTGTGGCAAAGTTGAGCGATCGCACTGAGTTCTTCCTACACAAACTTTGGCAAGAAGCACAAGCTTGTATTAGTGCGGAATGTTAG
- a CDS encoding polysaccharide deacetylase family protein, with product MIEKELQQGKSRAFSHLVVITLTVCMAGCHTFVQKEQSKEQVGRSPQQSQIQGNVVKQTNPLPSPVVKKPIFQAGTKYQGKTLYKLESKNTDKIIALTFDDGPWTKTTDQILHLLQQNNVKATFFWVGKSIQAHPEIAQRVVAQGHAIGNHTWHHWYRQMDTATAKQEIDRTSELIYKTTGVKTFLFRPPGGYLNNGLVRYAQSQKYTVVMWSQTSADTDPRAKYQVFVKNVLRDAKPGGIVLMHDGGGDRARTVQALPQIISGLKAQGYRFVTIPELLEN from the coding sequence GTGATCGAAAAGGAGTTACAGCAAGGGAAAAGCCGCGCGTTTAGTCATCTAGTAGTGATAACTCTCACAGTCTGTATGGCAGGTTGTCACACATTTGTGCAAAAAGAGCAATCAAAGGAGCAAGTAGGGCGATCGCCCCAGCAATCTCAAATTCAGGGTAATGTTGTAAAACAGACAAATCCTTTACCATCCCCAGTAGTAAAAAAGCCCATATTTCAAGCGGGCACAAAATATCAGGGCAAAACACTGTATAAATTAGAATCAAAAAATACAGATAAAATTATTGCTCTCACCTTCGATGATGGTCCCTGGACAAAAACTACAGACCAAATTCTCCATCTTCTCCAGCAAAACAATGTCAAGGCAACTTTCTTTTGGGTAGGCAAATCCATCCAAGCTCATCCAGAAATAGCTCAACGTGTAGTTGCCCAAGGACACGCCATTGGTAATCACACATGGCATCACTGGTATCGACAAATGGATACAGCTACAGCCAAACAAGAGATTGACCGTACATCTGAACTTATATACAAAACTACAGGAGTGAAAACTTTTTTGTTTCGTCCTCCCGGAGGATATCTCAATAACGGTTTAGTCCGCTATGCTCAAAGTCAGAAATACACTGTAGTTATGTGGTCGCAGACATCCGCAGATACTGACCCCCGCGCCAAATACCAAGTTTTTGTGAAAAATGTTCTCAGGGACGCAAAACCAGGGGGGATTGTACTCATGCATGATGGGGGAGGAGACAGAGCTAGAACAGTTCAAGCTCTACCACAAATAATTAGTGGACTCAAAGCCCAAGGTTATCGTTTTGTTACCATTCCAGAATTATTAGAAAATTGA